Proteins from a single region of Pyrus communis chromosome 6, drPyrComm1.1, whole genome shotgun sequence:
- the LOC137735879 gene encoding uncharacterized protein has product MAVETEPVTVPELALSDTDINWDRLDKTKFHIIGAILFTAQSALLHPTAVLKTRMQVAGSGLSHMSGISVFRHILRCDGIPGIFRGFGTSAIGSLPGRVLALTSLEVSKDMMLKYTDGLDMPEATRVGIANGVAGMFSNLVSCGYYVPLDVICQRLMVQGLPGTTSCNKPFDVIQNVTKAEGLRGLYRGFGLTALTQSPANALWWGAYGSAQHMIWRSLGYRDDAETKPSHMEMVTVQASAGMMAGACTSIITTPIDTVKTRLQVMDNYGAGRPSVLKTAKTLLKEDGWRGFYRGFGPRFLNMSLYGTTMIVTYELIKRLSVREG; this is encoded by the exons ATGGCGGTGGAGACGGAGCCTGTGACGGTGCCGGAGTTGGCCCTTTCTGATACTGACATCAACTGGGACAG GTTGGACAAGACAAAGTTTCACATTATCGGGGCTATTCTCTTCACAGCGCAGTCGGCCTTGCTACATCCAACAGCAGTTTTAAAGACTAGAATGCAAGTAGCTGGTTCTGGACTCTCTCACATGAGTGGAATATCAGTATTTAGACATATATTAAGATGTGATGGCATCCCCGGCATATTTAGAGGTTTTGGCACATCTGCCATTGGATCGTTGCCCGGTAGGGTCTTGGCTTTGACATCACTTGAAGTATCAAAGGATATGATGTTGAAATACACTGATGGTCTAGACATGCCTGAGGCTACACGTGTTGGCATTGCTAATGGAGTGGCGGGAATGTTCTCAAATTTAGTTTCTTGTGGGTACTATGTGCCTTTGGATGTG ATTTGCCAAAGACTAATGGTGCAAGGACTTCCCGGGACTACATCCTGCAACAAACCATTTGATGTTATACAGAATGTGACAAAGGCTGAAGGTCTTCGTGGATTGTACAGAGGCTTCGGACTAACAGCTCTGACCCAGTCACCAGCAAATGCACTTTGGTGGGGTGCCTATGGTTCTGCACAGCACATGATCTGGAG GAGTTTGGGCTATAGAGACGATGCAGAGACGAAACCGTCTCATATGGAGATGGTGACAGTTCAGGCTTCAGCCGGCATGATGGCTGGTGCTTGTACCTCTATTATCACTACTCCTATTGACACAGTCAAGACACGACTTCAG GTCATGGATAATTATGGTGCTGGAAGACCGTCAGTACTGAAAACGGCGAAGACACTCCTTAAAGAGGATGGATGGCGGGGATTTTATAGAGGTTTTGGTCCAAGGTTCTTAAATATGTCACTCTATGGAACTACAATGATCGTTACTTACGAATTGATAA AGAGATTATCTGTAAGGGAAGGATGA
- the LOC137736512 gene encoding 1-Cys peroxiredoxin, producing MPGLTIGDNIPDLEAESTHGKIKLYDYLGDSWAIIFSHPGDFTPVCTTELGKMAEYSPKFREKGVKLVGLSCDDVPSHLEWIKDIEAYNSGCKVDYPILADPKREIIKQLNMVEPDVKDSSGNPVPSRALHIVGPDKKVKLSFLYPASTGRNMDEVVRVLESLQKANKHKVATPANWKPGDPVVISPSVSEEEAKKTFPQGYKTMDLPSNKGYLRFTDV from the exons ATGCCAGGACTCACGATTGGAGACAACATCCCAGACCTTGAAGCTGAAAGCACCCATGGAAAGATCAAGCTCTACGACTACTTGGGTGACAGCTGGGCCATCATTTTCTCCCACCCCG GCGATTTCACGCCGGTTTGCACGACGGAGCTCGGGAAGATGGCGGAGTATTCTCCGAAGTTTCGAGAGAAGGGAGTGAAGCTTGTGGGTTTGTCATGCGACGATGTGCCTTCTCACCTCGAGTGGATCAAGGACATCGAAGCCTACAAC TCCGGGTGCAAGGTGGACTACCCGATTCTGGCAGATCCGAAACGAGAGATCATTAAGCAACTTAACATGGTGGAGCCGGATGTCAAGGACTCCTCAGGAAACCCAGTTCCCTCGCGCGCTCTTCACATCGTGGGGCCTGATAAGAAG GTGAAGCTGAGCTTTCTGTACCCGGCGAGCACGGGGCGGAACATGGACGAAGTGGTGAGGGTGTTGGAGTCGCTGCAGAAGGCGAACAAGCACAAGGTGGCAACCCCCGCGAACTGGAAACCGGGGGATCCGGTGGTCATTTCTCCGTCGGTGTCTGAGGAGGAGGCCAAGAAGACGTTCCCTCAGGGCTACAAGACTATGGACCTCCCGTCGAACAAGGGGTACCTCCGCTTCACAGACGTGTGA
- the LOC137737323 gene encoding calmodulin-binding transcription activator 3-like isoform X1 — protein sequence MADTRRYPPNQHLDLAQILQEAKNRWLRPAEICEILRNYRHFELTTDPPVRPPAGSLYLFDRKALRYFRKDGHRWRKKKDGKTVKEAHEKLKAGSVDVLHCYYAHGEDNANFQRRSYWMLDTHLQHIVLVHYRNVEEANSAARMVQTSFGSSPLQTSFASSPVHTSFASSPNRVDLGGQTEFEDVDSRRDAGTSSVEQPMFGSFFHNASLLPQQVGGFPESFRDPSSTWYGGPKFDHGAGLSAWQGMDSSTRNEHIMHGQNLFVEEPNRADFITLKLTDAKVDARSGVKDVTCEDRLTTNIDVQIVSAPSQREDQVPKEHDFNVLHPEVQDYSDPQIVITPSNQVEENRDGGVRNEPVELKKLDSFGRWMDKEIGVDCDDSLMASDSGNYWSTFDAESGDKEVSSLSHHMQLDIESLGPSLSQEQLFTISDFSPDWAYSGTETKVLIVGSFLGSKKDCADTNWGCMFGEIEVSAEILSNNAIRCQTPLHAPGRVPFYVTGRNRLACSEIREFEYREKPIGIAINRLRDDELRFQIRLAKLLSLGSERKWLICAVPDCDKCKLKSSIFSMRSNSESDWVTIDGASVACESDHLSRRDVLIQNLLKDRLCEWLVCKIHEGGKGLHVLDNEGQGVLHLTGALGYEWAIGPIIAAGVNPNFRDAHGRTGLHWASYFGREETVIALLRLGAAPGAVEDPTSVFPGGQTAADLASSRGHKGIAGYLAEADLTSHLELLTMNENIMNNATATIAAEKAKQTAEVAESDVAVDEQHFLKNPIAAVRKSAHAAALIQESFRARSFRQRQLTKSRADISEVQSQDLVARRSLKRVQKFAHYEDYLHVAAALKIQQNYRGWKGRKDYLKIRDRIVKIQAHVRGHQVRKNYKKVLWSVGILEKVILRWRRKGTGLRGFRVEKPTEDASSEVKKNDDYEFLSVGRKQKFAGVEKALARVRSMARQPEAREQYMRLLSNFEKLEIADGENQASNQNESSDEKVIDEVLRALNEGRTGEMGKSRIVYGSDFLFPYLTSSFI from the exons GCTGGCAGTGTAGACGTACTTCATTGTTACTATGCCCATGGGGAGGACAATGCAAATTTTCAACGGCGGAGTTATTGGATGCTTGACAC GCATTTACAGCACattgttcttgtgcattacagAAATGTTGAAGAG GCAAACTCAGCTGCCCGTATGGTTCAAACATCCTTTGGCTCAAGTCCACTTCAAACATCCTTTGCTTCAAGTCCAGTTCATACATCCTTTGCTTCAAGTCCAAACAGAGTTGACTTGGGTGGACAAACAGAATTTGAGGATGTGGATTCTCGGAGAGATGCAGGAACTTCATCTGTTGAGCAACCGATGTTTGGTTCCTTTTTTCATAATGCTTCTTTGCTTCCTCAACAAGTTGGAG GATTTCCTGAGTCATTCAGGGATCCCTCTAGTACATGGTATGGTGGACCTAAATTTGATCATGGTGCTGGATTATCTGCCTGGCAAGGAATGGATAGCTCAACGAGAAATGAGCACATCATGCATGGCCAAAACCTTTTTGTTGAAGAACCTAACAGAGCTGACTTTATAACTCTTAAGCTAACAGATGCTAAAGTGGATGCTCGTAGTGGAGTCAAAGATGTAACTTGTGAAGATAGGTTGACCACTAACATAGATGTCCAAATTGTCTCAGCACCTTCTCAAAGAGAAGATCAG GTGCCAAAGGAGCATGACTTCAATGTGCTTCATCCTGAGGTTCAAGATTATTCTGATCCTCAGATTGTAATAACTCCTTCCAACCAAGTTGAAGAGAATAGAGATGGTGGTGTGCGTAATGAACCAGTGGAACTGAAGAAACTAGACAGCTTTGGGAGATGGATGGATAAAGAAATTGGTGTGGATTGTGATGATTCCTTGATGGCTTCTGATTCTGGTAATTACTGGAGTACATTTGATGCTGAGAGTGGTGATAAGGAAGTGTCCAGTTTATCACACCATATGCAGTTGGATATAGAGTCACTGGGTCCTTCTCTTTCCCAAGAACAACTATTTACTATTTCTGATTTTTCACCAGATTGGGCTTATTCAGGAACTGAAACAAAG GTTTTAATAGTTGGCAGTTTTCTGGGAAGCAAGAAGGATTGTGCTGACACTAACTGGGGATGCATGTTTGGTGAAATAGAAGTTTCTGCTGAAATTCTATCTAACAATGCCATTAGATGTCAAACTCCTCTGCATGCTCCCGGGCGTGTTCCATTCTATGTGACCGGCAGAAATAGGTTAGCCTGCAGTGAAATTAGGGAGTTTGAATACCGTGAAAAACCCATTGGAATCGCTATCAACAGGTTAAGAGATGATGAATTACGCTTTCAGATACGACTAGCAAAATTGTTGAGCTTGGGCTCAGAGAGGAAGTGGTTGATATGTGCTGTTCCAGATTGTGATAAATGTAAGCTCAAAAGTTCCATATTTTCAATGCGAAGCAACAGTGAAAGTGATTGGGTAACAATTGATGGGGCTTCTGTGGCATGCGAAAGTGATCACTTGAGCCGTAGGGATGTCTTGATTCAGAATTTGTTGAAGGATAGACTCTGTGAATGGCTAGTCTGTAAAATTCATGAAGGAGGCAAAGGACTACATGTTCTGGATAATGAAGGCCAAGGTGTTCTACATTTGACGGGTGCTCTTGGTTACGAGTGGGCCATAGGTCCCATAATTGCTGCAGGTGTCAATCCCAATTTCAGAGATGCTCACGGAAGAACAGGGCTTCACTGGGCATCATATTTTGGAAG AGAGGAAACTGTCATTGCGTTGCTTCGATTGGGTGCCGCTCCAGGAGCCGTTGAGGACCCAACATCTGTGTTTCCTGGCGGACAAACTGCTGCTGATCTAGCCTCGAGTAGAGGGCATAAAGGGATTGCTGGATATTTGGCAGAAGCGGATTTAACCAGTCACCTAGAGTTGTTGACCATGAATGAGAATATAATGAACAATGCTACCGCAACTATTGCAGCTGAGAAGGCCAAACAGACTGCAGAAGTTGCTGAATCTGATGTTGCAGTAGATGAGCAACATTTTCTCAAAAACCCTATAGCAGCTGTTAGGAAATCAGCTCATGCGGCTGCTCTAATTCAAGAGTCTTTCCGGGCTCGTTCATTTCGTCAGAGACAGTTAACCAAGAGCAGAGCAGATATTTCTGAAGTTCAGTCTCAGGACCTTGTTGCACGTCGTTCCTTGAAGAGAGTCCAGAAGTTTGCTCACTATGAGGATTATCTGCATGTCGCAGCAGCTCTGAAGATCCAACAAAACTATCGTGGATGGAAGGGAAGAAAGGATTATCTGAAGATTCGTGACCGTATTGTTAAAATTCAG GCTCATGTGAGGGGACATCAGGTTCGGAAGAATTACAAAAAGGTTTTGTGGTCTGTTGGTATACTGGAAAAGGTTATACTGCGTTGGAGGCGAAAAGGAACTGGTTTGCGAGGATTTCGGGTGGAAAAGCCTACTGAAGATGCATCTTCAGAGGTTAAGAAAAATGATGACTATGAATTTCTTAGTGTCGGTCGGAAGCAGAAATTTGCTGGGGTTGAGAAAGCTCTCGCAAGGGTACGGTCCATGGCTCGTCAGCCTGAAGCGCGCGAACAATACATGAGGCTACTTTCAAACTTTGAGAAACTTGAG ATTGCGGACGGGGAGAACCAGGCCTCGAATCAAAATGAAAGCTCCGACGAAAAAGTTATAGATGAAGTTCTGCGTGCACTCAATGAAG GAAGGACGGGAGAAATGGGAAAAAGCAGAATTGTATATGGCTCAGATTTCCTTTTTCCTTACTTAACCAGTAGTTTTATCTGA
- the LOC137737323 gene encoding calmodulin-binding transcription activator 3-like isoform X2 has protein sequence MLDTHLQHIVLVHYRNVEEANSAARMVQTSFGSSPLQTSFASSPVHTSFASSPNRVDLGGQTEFEDVDSRRDAGTSSVEQPMFGSFFHNASLLPQQVGGFPESFRDPSSTWYGGPKFDHGAGLSAWQGMDSSTRNEHIMHGQNLFVEEPNRADFITLKLTDAKVDARSGVKDVTCEDRLTTNIDVQIVSAPSQREDQVPKEHDFNVLHPEVQDYSDPQIVITPSNQVEENRDGGVRNEPVELKKLDSFGRWMDKEIGVDCDDSLMASDSGNYWSTFDAESGDKEVSSLSHHMQLDIESLGPSLSQEQLFTISDFSPDWAYSGTETKVLIVGSFLGSKKDCADTNWGCMFGEIEVSAEILSNNAIRCQTPLHAPGRVPFYVTGRNRLACSEIREFEYREKPIGIAINRLRDDELRFQIRLAKLLSLGSERKWLICAVPDCDKCKLKSSIFSMRSNSESDWVTIDGASVACESDHLSRRDVLIQNLLKDRLCEWLVCKIHEGGKGLHVLDNEGQGVLHLTGALGYEWAIGPIIAAGVNPNFRDAHGRTGLHWASYFGREETVIALLRLGAAPGAVEDPTSVFPGGQTAADLASSRGHKGIAGYLAEADLTSHLELLTMNENIMNNATATIAAEKAKQTAEVAESDVAVDEQHFLKNPIAAVRKSAHAAALIQESFRARSFRQRQLTKSRADISEVQSQDLVARRSLKRVQKFAHYEDYLHVAAALKIQQNYRGWKGRKDYLKIRDRIVKIQAHVRGHQVRKNYKKVLWSVGILEKVILRWRRKGTGLRGFRVEKPTEDASSEVKKNDDYEFLSVGRKQKFAGVEKALARVRSMARQPEAREQYMRLLSNFEKLEIADGENQASNQNESSDEKVIDEVLRALNEGRTGEMGKSRIVYGSDFLFPYLTSSFI, from the exons ATGCTTGACAC GCATTTACAGCACattgttcttgtgcattacagAAATGTTGAAGAG GCAAACTCAGCTGCCCGTATGGTTCAAACATCCTTTGGCTCAAGTCCACTTCAAACATCCTTTGCTTCAAGTCCAGTTCATACATCCTTTGCTTCAAGTCCAAACAGAGTTGACTTGGGTGGACAAACAGAATTTGAGGATGTGGATTCTCGGAGAGATGCAGGAACTTCATCTGTTGAGCAACCGATGTTTGGTTCCTTTTTTCATAATGCTTCTTTGCTTCCTCAACAAGTTGGAG GATTTCCTGAGTCATTCAGGGATCCCTCTAGTACATGGTATGGTGGACCTAAATTTGATCATGGTGCTGGATTATCTGCCTGGCAAGGAATGGATAGCTCAACGAGAAATGAGCACATCATGCATGGCCAAAACCTTTTTGTTGAAGAACCTAACAGAGCTGACTTTATAACTCTTAAGCTAACAGATGCTAAAGTGGATGCTCGTAGTGGAGTCAAAGATGTAACTTGTGAAGATAGGTTGACCACTAACATAGATGTCCAAATTGTCTCAGCACCTTCTCAAAGAGAAGATCAG GTGCCAAAGGAGCATGACTTCAATGTGCTTCATCCTGAGGTTCAAGATTATTCTGATCCTCAGATTGTAATAACTCCTTCCAACCAAGTTGAAGAGAATAGAGATGGTGGTGTGCGTAATGAACCAGTGGAACTGAAGAAACTAGACAGCTTTGGGAGATGGATGGATAAAGAAATTGGTGTGGATTGTGATGATTCCTTGATGGCTTCTGATTCTGGTAATTACTGGAGTACATTTGATGCTGAGAGTGGTGATAAGGAAGTGTCCAGTTTATCACACCATATGCAGTTGGATATAGAGTCACTGGGTCCTTCTCTTTCCCAAGAACAACTATTTACTATTTCTGATTTTTCACCAGATTGGGCTTATTCAGGAACTGAAACAAAG GTTTTAATAGTTGGCAGTTTTCTGGGAAGCAAGAAGGATTGTGCTGACACTAACTGGGGATGCATGTTTGGTGAAATAGAAGTTTCTGCTGAAATTCTATCTAACAATGCCATTAGATGTCAAACTCCTCTGCATGCTCCCGGGCGTGTTCCATTCTATGTGACCGGCAGAAATAGGTTAGCCTGCAGTGAAATTAGGGAGTTTGAATACCGTGAAAAACCCATTGGAATCGCTATCAACAGGTTAAGAGATGATGAATTACGCTTTCAGATACGACTAGCAAAATTGTTGAGCTTGGGCTCAGAGAGGAAGTGGTTGATATGTGCTGTTCCAGATTGTGATAAATGTAAGCTCAAAAGTTCCATATTTTCAATGCGAAGCAACAGTGAAAGTGATTGGGTAACAATTGATGGGGCTTCTGTGGCATGCGAAAGTGATCACTTGAGCCGTAGGGATGTCTTGATTCAGAATTTGTTGAAGGATAGACTCTGTGAATGGCTAGTCTGTAAAATTCATGAAGGAGGCAAAGGACTACATGTTCTGGATAATGAAGGCCAAGGTGTTCTACATTTGACGGGTGCTCTTGGTTACGAGTGGGCCATAGGTCCCATAATTGCTGCAGGTGTCAATCCCAATTTCAGAGATGCTCACGGAAGAACAGGGCTTCACTGGGCATCATATTTTGGAAG AGAGGAAACTGTCATTGCGTTGCTTCGATTGGGTGCCGCTCCAGGAGCCGTTGAGGACCCAACATCTGTGTTTCCTGGCGGACAAACTGCTGCTGATCTAGCCTCGAGTAGAGGGCATAAAGGGATTGCTGGATATTTGGCAGAAGCGGATTTAACCAGTCACCTAGAGTTGTTGACCATGAATGAGAATATAATGAACAATGCTACCGCAACTATTGCAGCTGAGAAGGCCAAACAGACTGCAGAAGTTGCTGAATCTGATGTTGCAGTAGATGAGCAACATTTTCTCAAAAACCCTATAGCAGCTGTTAGGAAATCAGCTCATGCGGCTGCTCTAATTCAAGAGTCTTTCCGGGCTCGTTCATTTCGTCAGAGACAGTTAACCAAGAGCAGAGCAGATATTTCTGAAGTTCAGTCTCAGGACCTTGTTGCACGTCGTTCCTTGAAGAGAGTCCAGAAGTTTGCTCACTATGAGGATTATCTGCATGTCGCAGCAGCTCTGAAGATCCAACAAAACTATCGTGGATGGAAGGGAAGAAAGGATTATCTGAAGATTCGTGACCGTATTGTTAAAATTCAG GCTCATGTGAGGGGACATCAGGTTCGGAAGAATTACAAAAAGGTTTTGTGGTCTGTTGGTATACTGGAAAAGGTTATACTGCGTTGGAGGCGAAAAGGAACTGGTTTGCGAGGATTTCGGGTGGAAAAGCCTACTGAAGATGCATCTTCAGAGGTTAAGAAAAATGATGACTATGAATTTCTTAGTGTCGGTCGGAAGCAGAAATTTGCTGGGGTTGAGAAAGCTCTCGCAAGGGTACGGTCCATGGCTCGTCAGCCTGAAGCGCGCGAACAATACATGAGGCTACTTTCAAACTTTGAGAAACTTGAG ATTGCGGACGGGGAGAACCAGGCCTCGAATCAAAATGAAAGCTCCGACGAAAAAGTTATAGATGAAGTTCTGCGTGCACTCAATGAAG GAAGGACGGGAGAAATGGGAAAAAGCAGAATTGTATATGGCTCAGATTTCCTTTTTCCTTACTTAACCAGTAGTTTTATCTGA